In Labeo rohita strain BAU-BD-2019 chromosome 16, IGBB_LRoh.1.0, whole genome shotgun sequence, one DNA window encodes the following:
- the LOC127177825 gene encoding uncharacterized protein LOC127177825 isoform X1: MLQVILLLLPGVVSVEWRVNYSSPICAARGSNVTTDCTFTYPRKQRVQQVRWCSMKSNHDQKCMNGPYVYDSEANNNQNNFQYIGDKTSNCSLLISNINQTHSGEYKFKFITNDNEGRWTGDPGVEISVHDLKVYMSRSRENGSTVVGDSLNLTCTLDCPGKLTEVQWFKNGDPIQQSEPVLTFSRVTAKDSGNYSCSLRNFKTTVSEEFTIYIEADVTRTPAVLIIVVSLVSLAFITAAVMLIRRRKKRTQRKPMEEREEAQDPLYNTLQKTADKNVPKAKDVQQEDEVEYSFVSIKPKKWLQVSANTVQENDSTIYSAVMNG, translated from the exons GTGTTGTCAGTGTTGAGTGGCGTGTGAATTATTCTTCTCCGATCTGTGCTGCGAGGGGATCCAATGTCACTACTGACTGCACATTTACATATCCACGGAAGCAACGAGTACAGCAAGTGCGATGGTGTTCAATGAAATCAAACCATGATCAAAAGTGTATGAATGGGCCATATGTTTATGATAGTGAAGCCAACAATAATCAAAACAACTTTCAATACATTGGAGACAAAACCTCAAATTGTTCtcttttgatcagtaatattaatcaaacacaTTCTGGAGAgtataaattcaaatttataaCCAATGACAATGAAGGACGTTGGACAGGTGATCCTGGAGTGGAAATTTCAGTACACG attTAAAAGTGTACATGAGCAGGTCAAGAGAAAATGGAAGCACAGTGGTTGGCGACTCTTTGAATTTGACATGCACACTCGACTGTCCTGGTAAATTAACAGAGGTTCAGTGGTTTAAGAATGGTGATCCGATTCAACAGTCAGAGCCCGTCCTCACCTTCAGCCGAGTAACTGCTAAAGACTCTGGGAATTACTCTTGTTCTTTAAGAAACTTTAAAACAACTGTATCTGAagaatttacaatttacattgaaG CAGATGTCACCAGGACCCCAGCAGTTCTGATTATTGTAGTGTCTTTAGTCTCACTTGCTTTCATCACTGCAGCTGTGATGCTTATAAGAAg aagaaagaaaagaactCAAAGAAAACCAATGGAAGAAAGAGAAGAAGCCCAGGATCCTCTTTACAACACTCtccaaaaaact GCTGACAAAAACGTACCGAAAGCCAAGGATGTACAGCAGGAAGATGAAGTGGAATATTCATTTGTCAGCATTAAACCCAAAAAATGGCTTCAAGT ATCTGCCAACACAGTGCAGGAGAATGATTCAACCATCTACAGCGCAGTGATGAATGGTTAA
- the LOC127177825 gene encoding B-cell receptor CD22 isoform X2 — translation MLQVILLLLPGVVSVEWRVNYSSPICAARGSNVTTDCTFTYPRKQRVQQVRWCSMKSNHDQKCMNGPYVYDSEANNNQNNFQYIGDKTSNCSLLISNINQTHSGEYKFKFITNDNEGRWTGDPGVEISVHDLKVYMSRSRENGSTVVGDSLNLTCTLDCPGKLTEVQWFKNGDPIQQSEPVLTFSRVTAKDSGNYSCSLRNFKTTVSEEFTIYIEADVTRTPAVLIIVVSLVSLAFITAAVMLIRRRKKITQRKPVEKKEEAQDTLYSTLQKTTDAVYSTITYRQEAKDVLQKVRMIQPTTAH, via the exons GTGTTGTCAGTGTTGAGTGGCGTGTGAATTATTCTTCTCCGATCTGTGCTGCGAGGGGATCCAATGTCACTACTGACTGCACATTTACATATCCACGGAAGCAACGAGTACAGCAAGTGCGATGGTGTTCAATGAAATCAAACCATGATCAAAAGTGTATGAATGGGCCATATGTTTATGATAGTGAAGCCAACAATAATCAAAACAACTTTCAATACATTGGAGACAAAACCTCAAATTGTTCtcttttgatcagtaatattaatcaaacacaTTCTGGAGAgtataaattcaaatttataaCCAATGACAATGAAGGACGTTGGACAGGTGATCCTGGAGTGGAAATTTCAGTACACG attTAAAAGTGTACATGAGCAGGTCAAGAGAAAATGGAAGCACAGTGGTTGGCGACTCTTTGAATTTGACATGCACACTCGACTGTCCTGGTAAATTAACAGAGGTTCAGTGGTTTAAGAATGGTGATCCGATTCAACAGTCAGAGCCCGTCCTCACCTTCAGCCGAGTAACTGCTAAAGACTCTGGGAATTACTCTTGTTCTTTAAGAAACTTTAAAACAACTGTATCTGAagaatttacaatttacattgaaG CAGATGTCACCAGGACCCCAGCAGTTCTGATTATTGTAGTGTCTTTAGTCTCACTTGCTTTCATCACTGCAGCTGTGATGCTTATAAGAAg aagaaagaaaataactCAAAGAAAACCAGTGGAGAAAAAAGAAGAAGCCCAGGATACTCTTTACAGCACTCttcaaaaaact ACTGATGCAGTCTACTCAACCATCACATACCGTCAAGAAGCCAAAGATGTACTGCAGAAAgt gAGAATGATTCAGCCAACTACAGCACATTGA